The Raphanus sativus cultivar WK10039 unplaced genomic scaffold, ASM80110v3 Scaffold1979, whole genome shotgun sequence genome includes the window CAAATGACCTAGACTGAATCTAACCTAACACGCGCTTCTCCACCTTACATGATTTACCGAGGTCATAACTCAACCATATTTTACACAGAGGAAATGTCTTGTTCTTCAAAAGCAAGCTACTCATTGGGTTTAAGTTGGAAAATGTCAATGTTTACAGATGATTCAGAATCTGGTGATATATATCATAtacacagtttttttttcttcctttacAGAACGAAATTAGAGCTTCATCTTGTGTTACTTCCGGGGTAGATCTCaacaaaattaatatcataGAGCAAAGTTGCATTGCCAGGTATGTTACAGTCACCTGCATAACCCAAATACAGGATAGCCccaaatatacatatatatcattgCTTTGAGAACATATAGAGCATAAAAACACGTATACAAAGAATGGTTTAGGAAGTACCAGAAAAGCACCCTGCAGGCTCAGGTCCATAAGCTAACTTAGGTGGAATCTGAAGCTTACGCTTCCCccctgtaaataaaaaaattaaacattggTTTCAGCCTAATAAAAGAAAGACACCGAACGTACGTAAGAAAATTAGAGAATACTACTTGCCTACTCGCATAGGAGGTACTCCTTCGCCTCCAAGAATCCCTTGGTCTAGACCCCTTATAACCTGACAATCACAAAGAGTAAGCACCAAGAAACTAACATCATTTTATCTTTCTCATGCACATCAGCTCGGAACTCCTATTAAACTATGAACAGGAATGTAATCTAACTAAGGGTATTACATATTGGGGTTGTTATAAGGTCATACCTTGCCGACACCAATCCGCATAGTAAGTGGTCTTGCACGCTTATAGGTACTGTCAAACAACGTTCCGTCTGCAAACCTCGCCGTATAGTGAACCTAAACCCCACCAGCACCAAAGTCTCAAACTTTGAACCAAAACTTGTGCAATGCGTAATGTGTCAGTGATAAACATGGAAAGTGATGAACCCTTTACAGAGAGACGGATGTATTACATTTACAAGTACGCCACGAGGAGCTTTGTCACCGAACCCAACAGCGATATCGCAGAATCCAAGCCCTGATTTTGCGTAGCTGTATTCGCAGAGAGGGTCTCCAACAGTGGCGTAGTACTCTATCCTCGTGGCGTCTGCATCCAGAGGCGTCAGAGAGAGAATCGTGGCGGCTAAAATGCCTAAACCCACTCCGAAAACGTTCTTCTTCCCGGCGGTGAAGCTCCTCTGTTTCTGCTGGCAGTCAATGggagaagaagaacagagaCACGAGAAtgacgatgaagaagaagagatggtgGGTCTGAAGGAACGTGTATGGATAGATGTTGTGAGTGTTAAAGTCGAAATCGCCATTGTTGGATTCGTCAGAGctttcttccttctcttcttccctTATCTGTGGGAACTGCAAGCGTTTGGTCTTGAATCTTCCGAGAGTACaactgacaaaaaaaacaacagtgTGGATATGATTGTAGGACCCACCTGCCATGTAATAAATTAAGAGATTTTGACGACTCTatgaaaacaaaactaaatttaGCTAATTAATTATGTCTTCTTTATCAAATGGTAactaagttttatttttaaaaattgctgTTTTTGAGAGACTGTGGATTCTTACCAGTGGTGTTTCCTTATGaatatatcccctatatattaaaggagaaacatttttaaggctttccttaaacgattttggtgagaatgcatgagaaggctcggatccacgtgtcactctgtgagagagtttaagaaaaacggatcatttaattctttgctttgttttcttatttggTTCCATTACAAGAAACgtaaccaaattttttttcattcatgcgcgaactgtttgtttgttcattcgTTTTGTGCTACGTTGTCGTTAAACATTTAGAAACAACTACATTTCCAACTTATGGTTTGAATCCCCTTCTCAGCATGTGGATAAAATCGTACGAAACTCACCACCACGAAGCAGAAACACTTTGAAGCATTACCTCTCGACGATGGAAGGATCCGAGTCATCGTTCTCTCCCTTCGAGTCTTGCCGTCTTCTGTCGCGTGTTCTTGACCTCGAGATCGATGAGGCAGCCCTTAGCGTAGACGAGGAGGACAAAAGTTAGGGAGAACATACAACTGGCTTGAACTTCAGTTGCGAAGGCCAAATCGGATGAGTTTGCCGTTTGCAaacagggagagctaagggacgagcaaacacgAAGAGCtaagggagagctaagggacgagcaaacatcagtcccgagtaactatggaagattgagagagagaaggaaaagatttgatacgtttacgaagaataaactttatgtttttcatagtcgctacacttattttttgttgttctaTAGGTCGACCATAATTATctacatttttcatatttttgtagaaCCGAGCTGCTCGTGGAGCTGATGTTTATACCTCTGTTTCTCGCAAGCATTACGTTAGTAATCAAGTTGTGATCaaacattcaaaggaagtcGTGTATTTTGACAAGGCAAGTGGGTGAAACAATTGCTGCTATGGTGATTTGCTgctattcaaaggaagtcttacattcaaaggaagtcttgcattgtgatcaaacatttgCTGCTATGGTATAACAATAGTTTTTATGTAAGTAATATTCGGAGTCATTTGCTTCTCTGCATAGCCAAAATTGGATTGAACGAAGCAGTAACATTATAGTCAAGTTTGATAGACTGTCATGTATTTTTTGTATTctatagtttggttatttgtgcacactgatgtttcatgtatgtaagttatatgttgtatgaattctttgaagcaaaaaataaagaagtatGTGTGTCTTCTTCGCGGAAGTTGAATAA containing:
- the LOC130505059 gene encoding photosynthetic NDH subunit of lumenal location 4, chloroplastic; translation: MAISTLTLTTSIHTRSFRPTISSSSSSFSCLCSSSPIDCQQKQRSFTAGKKNVFGVGLGILAATILSLTPLDADATRIEYYATVGDPLCEYSYAKSGLGFCDIAVGFGDKAPRGVLVNVHYTARFADGTLFDSTYKRARPLTMRIGVGKVIRGLDQGILGGEGVPPMRVGGKRKLQIPPKLAYGPEPAGCFSGDCNIPGNATLLYDINFVEIYPGSNTR